In the genome of Vicia villosa cultivar HV-30 ecotype Madison, WI linkage group LG7, Vvil1.0, whole genome shotgun sequence, one region contains:
- the LOC131620065 gene encoding uncharacterized protein LOC131620065, whose amino-acid sequence MELNEVVADVRHRYSTEITGCRAVKARKLARKVVEGDSAKQYNMLWSYGAELRRASIGNTFKMNISRTPPRFERCYMCFDGTKKALKVGCRPFIRLDGYHLKNKYDGILLIDVSRDANDQYLPLAFGVVDTETRDSWSWFVKLFPDDIGHENRWCFMSDQQKGLVNVFKEEYPEFEHRFCLRHLYANFKKKYGGGTLYRDLIMAAAKATYLESHEEKMNQIKEVSLDAYDWLNAIPKHKWCKHAFPLYSKCDVLMNNLSESFNATILMQRDKPIIAMFECIKNYLMGRFATLKEKVENYKGEIMSKPLRRLDREIEKCANWLPTYAGRLTFQVTHVMFTYSFVVDLAKKTCSCKFWDLVGIPCRHAVATIHRKVDDPIKYVHKCYHRNNYLACYNEFITPLNGQNKWPRTTDPDILPPSFKRGPSRPKKLRIRDPYEASQNKWKRTNTSHRCKTCFEYGHNKRTRKKNKQLASVEGEVPRTAAATQDPNEFEALLNDDGILDIQPLSVDTSPVKLNSSGPKTFATTVIELLILYFAT is encoded by the exons ATGGAATTGAATGAAGTTGTGGCTGATGTAAGACATAGGTATTCTACAGAAATTACTGGGTGTAGGGCTGTTAAGGCTAGGAAGCTAGCTAGAAAGGTTGTTGAAGGAGACTCAGCCAAGCAATACAATATGCTTTGGTCTTATGGAGCTGAATTGAGGAGGGCATCAATAGGAAATACATTTAAGATGAACATTTCTAGAACACCTCCAAGGTTTGAAAGATGCTACATGTGTTTTGATGGAACTAAGAAAGCATTGAAGGTTGGATGCAGACCATTCATAAGGTTAGATGGCTATCACCTCAAAAACAAATATGATGGAATCTTGCTGATTGATGTTAGTAGGGATGCAAATGaccaataccttcctcttgcttTTGGGGTTGTGGATACTGAAACTAGAGACTCTTGGAGTTGGTTTGTTAAGTTATTTCCTGATGATATTGGTCATGAAAACAGGTGGTGCTTTATGTCTGACCAGCAAAAG GGACTTGTGAATGTATTTAAGGAAGAATATCCTGAGTTTGAACACAGGTTTTGCCTGAGGCATTTATATGCTAACTTTAAGAAGAAGTATGGAGGTGGTACACTATACAGAGATCTCATTATGGCTGCAGCAAAGGCCACCTATTTGGAATCACATGAGGAGAAAATGAATCAGATTAAGGAGGTTAGTTTAGATGCTTATGATTGGTTAAATGCTATACCCAAACATAAATGGTGTAAGCATGCATTTCCATTGTACTCTAAGTGTGATGTTCTGATGAACAACCTTAGTGAATCCTTTAATGCAACAATTTTAATGCAAAGGGATAAACCTATTATCGCCATGTTTGAATGTATTAAGAACTATCTCATGGGCAGGTTTGCCACTCTTAAGGAAAAAGTAGAAAATTACAAGGGAGAGATCATGTCAAAACCCCTTAGGAGGTTAGATAGGGAGATAGAAAAATGTGCAAATTGGTTGCCAACCTATGCTGGTAGATTAACCTTTCAGGTCACACATGTTATGTTCACATATAGTTTTGTTGTAGACTTAGCAAAAAAGACTTGTTCTTGTAAATTTTGGGACTTGGTTGGTATCCCTTGTAGACATGCAGTTGCAACCATACATAGGAAAGTTGATGATCCCATTAAGTATGTCCACAAATGTTATCATAGGAATAATTATTTGGCATGCTACAATGAATTTATCACCCCTCTTAATGGCCAAAATAAATGGCCAAGGACTACTGACCCAGACATATTACCACCTAGTTTTAAGAGAGGTCCAAGTAGACCCAAGAAACTAAGAATAAGAGATCCATATGAGGCTTCTCAAAACAAGTGGAAAAGGACAAATACAAGTCATAGGTGCAAGACTTGCTTTGAATATGGGCACAACAAAAGGACCCGTAAGAAAAATAAACAACTAGCAAGTGTTGAAGGAGAAGTGCCAAGAACTGCTGCAGCCACCCAAG ATCCTAATGAGTTTGAAGCATTGTTAAATGATGATGGAATCCTGGATATTCAACCACTGAGTGTTGATACAAGTCCTGTGAAATTAAATAGTTCTGGTCCTAAAACTTTTGCAACTACTGTTATTGAGCTCCTCATTTTGTATTTTGCAACTTAA